Sequence from the Pedobacter sp. D749 genome:
CAGAAGTTCGTTTCCTCAAAAAAGTAAGCATTGGCGGCAAGAAAATTAAAGCAGGTACCTATAGCCTATTCGCTATTCCTAACAAAGATACCTGGACTATTATTGTAAATAGTGAAACCGATAAATGGGGTGCTTTTACCTACAATCAAGCTAAAGATATTGTTCGTGTAAATGTTCCGGTAAAAACCCTGACTAAACCGATCGAATATTTCTCGTTAACCTTTATTGAGGTTAATGGAGGTGCTCATCTCGTTATTGGCTGGGACAGAACGCAGGTAGAACTGCCGATTAATTTTTAAGTTAAAAAGAAATAAAAATATAAGTCCCGGTTGTTGCCGGGACTTTTTTGTTTGAATCGTTTTTTATCTCTATAATCAATTAGTTATCGTTTAAGGAGGTAATTATTAAGATTATAGCTTCCTGATATATCGACGGTTTACTCTGCATACCATACAAATAAACATAGTTTCTTTCAAAAGCCATCCCCTTTTTAAGCTATTGTGTGGACACATCTAAATTAACTAGTATTTGTTTTAGCACATATTCCTTGGCGATCGTCATGCTGATCCGATAGCTATCGAATTTATTTCAGCATCTTTCCTGCAAATAACAAACTTTGAACTTAAAAACTATAGTTTGGAGACAAATGTTGATTTTTTTTCCGCTCTATGCCGCGGAGGCATGGTACTTTGGAGCGCCAAAGCGCTCTGTCAATCCAGCAATGGGCCTTTTACACAATCCTTTACACATCAAAAAAACAGTGGCACTTCGTTTAATCAGTTGTTGTCTGTGTTTTCTTTAGTCTGATTGAGCCCTTCGGGGTTTGTGTTCAATACTTCTTTAAAACTTAAATTAGCGTTTATGAACACAAAACCACT
This genomic interval carries:
- a CDS encoding DUF2911 domain-containing protein, producing the protein MKNIFIVVFALFCFSARAQQASPAEVKFPAADPSPADIVYFPLNVPKAKAGDPTKPIIKIVYSRPQKKGRDIFGVLEQYGNVWRFGANESTEVRFLKKVSIGGKKIKAGTYSLFAIPNKDTWTIIVNSETDKWGAFTYNQAKDIVRVNVPVKTLTKPIEYFSLTFIEVNGGAHLVIGWDRTQVELPINF